From a single Bryobacter aggregatus MPL3 genomic region:
- the opgC gene encoding OpgC domain-containing protein, with product MHAQVELDGGNPIPRTGATRDLTIDFVRGFCLLLMMVNHLADRWLTNYTYRPVGFFCSATVFVYLSGYITGNVYSRYLSSPSSFQLFRKLWHRAALIYLVHVAVSATTVLLTVASPEIVSGLGSDGRLVAAQPFHALLADALLIPSAPLLDILSMYVFLIFLAPLLLRLFHTGWSVIALGTSFTVWAYAQFGYSLLLPPFTGIFDLASWQFLFVIALYVGFRQATHPFRRPEHPKRLNLILFGCLIACFLLRHASFFSIQGLAATIPAWWVDKTKVGPLVIANLLLWVSFLWLVPEPLQRLAKQGRVFVAMGQNSLLVFAWHILLFYLFLSMFPNLGQFSTQSQAIVVCFAAVCLVFPFSLTVNYWFPLHQRSKRNGTQLPSFFFTAS from the coding sequence ATGCATGCACAGGTGGAGCTAGACGGGGGTAACCCCATTCCTCGAACCGGGGCAACCCGCGATCTCACGATCGATTTTGTTCGTGGATTCTGCCTGCTGTTGATGATGGTGAATCACCTGGCAGACCGCTGGCTGACAAACTACACCTACCGCCCGGTCGGTTTCTTCTGCTCCGCCACCGTCTTTGTTTACCTTTCGGGATATATAACGGGCAACGTCTATTCCCGTTATCTCTCCAGCCCCAGCAGCTTTCAGCTCTTCAGGAAACTATGGCACCGTGCAGCGCTGATCTATCTCGTACACGTGGCAGTATCCGCAACTACGGTTTTATTGACGGTTGCGTCCCCTGAGATTGTGTCCGGCCTGGGAAGCGACGGAAGGCTGGTGGCCGCCCAACCGTTTCACGCCCTGTTGGCAGACGCCCTGCTTATACCCAGTGCCCCCCTGCTGGACATCCTGTCGATGTACGTCTTTCTGATCTTTCTCGCGCCTCTTCTCCTGCGTCTCTTTCATACCGGCTGGTCGGTTATCGCCTTAGGCACCAGCTTTACGGTATGGGCTTATGCACAGTTTGGCTATTCGCTCCTGCTCCCGCCCTTTACCGGAATCTTCGATCTGGCGTCCTGGCAGTTTCTATTTGTCATTGCGCTGTACGTGGGCTTCCGGCAGGCGACCCATCCATTCCGCCGGCCAGAGCATCCCAAACGGCTGAATCTCATTCTGTTCGGATGCCTGATTGCTTGCTTTCTGCTGCGGCATGCGAGCTTCTTCTCCATCCAGGGGCTCGCGGCAACCATCCCAGCCTGGTGGGTGGACAAAACAAAAGTAGGCCCGCTGGTGATCGCGAACCTGCTGCTTTGGGTTAGCTTCCTGTGGCTGGTGCCTGAGCCACTCCAGCGCTTAGCAAAGCAGGGCCGGGTTTTTGTCGCGATGGGGCAGAACTCGCTTCTCGTTTTTGCCTGGCACATCCTGCTCTTCTATCTGTTTTTATCGATGTTCCCGAATCTCGGTCAATTCTCGACACAAAGCCAGGCGATTGTCGTTTGCTTCGCCGCCGTGTGCCTCGTATTCCCCTTCTCACTCACCGTGAATTACTGGTTTCCACTGCATCAGCGTTCCAAGCGCAATGGAACCCAGCTTCCATCCTTTTTCTTCACCGCAAGCTGA
- a CDS encoding GDYXXLXY domain-containing protein, protein MRKSFLVGLIQAGIVLSVWVNYAWQQRTLPRAWVRTAPYDPYDLMRGRYVSLTLTPEADEATRAVQNADPQGELFVEGGRLHIRTADCCVRFTPRGARTLNGFVRIIEPVRFHIPENIPDPSRQQDGDELWAEVVVPKAGAPRPTQLAVKKKDGSWVPLRLER, encoded by the coding sequence ATGAGAAAGAGTTTTCTGGTGGGCCTGATCCAGGCAGGCATCGTACTTTCTGTTTGGGTTAACTATGCCTGGCAGCAGCGGACTCTGCCGCGAGCCTGGGTGAGGACTGCGCCCTACGATCCCTATGACCTGATGCGTGGCCGCTATGTGTCCTTGACGCTGACGCCCGAAGCCGATGAGGCGACGCGAGCCGTGCAGAACGCTGACCCTCAGGGCGAGCTCTTTGTCGAAGGAGGGCGTCTGCACATCCGAACGGCGGATTGCTGCGTTCGGTTCACGCCGCGAGGCGCCCGCACGCTCAATGGGTTCGTTCGCATCATTGAGCCTGTGCGCTTCCACATCCCCGAAAATATTCCCGATCCGAGCCGCCAGCAAGACGGCGACGAACTGTGGGCGGAAGTGGTCGTTCCGAAAGCAGGGGCGCCTCGCCCCACTCAGCTTGCGGTGAAGAAAAAGGATGGAAGCTGGGTTCCATTGCGCTTGGAACGCTGA
- a CDS encoding class I SAM-dependent methyltransferase yields the protein MFSWFQELLKRGQTAKSAPVVDLAEIRRSFEDAASDEEHFPSTIDPRIYHVQLIARYFGDLNGKRVLDAGCGKGRFGRVLHEQNPQAKIVSLDLALAMLRHAGPPLLPCCGTLTQYPFRDASFDCVYATESLEHAVDIESAIAELCRVLKPGGKLVIIDKNADHWGRFDTPHWERWFRPAELEQLLRRHCKEASSEFISYWEDVPPDGLFVAWKAIR from the coding sequence TTGTTCTCCTGGTTCCAAGAACTTCTCAAACGGGGGCAGACTGCCAAGTCTGCCCCCGTTGTTGATTTAGCGGAAATCCGCCGTAGCTTTGAAGACGCGGCGAGCGATGAGGAACACTTCCCCTCCACCATCGATCCGCGTATTTACCATGTCCAATTGATTGCCCGCTATTTTGGCGATCTCAATGGCAAACGGGTTCTCGATGCCGGTTGCGGCAAAGGCCGCTTTGGCCGAGTCCTCCACGAGCAGAACCCGCAGGCCAAGATCGTTTCGCTCGACCTCGCGCTTGCCATGCTGCGCCATGCCGGCCCGCCGCTCTTGCCCTGCTGCGGCACCCTCACCCAATACCCCTTTCGCGACGCCAGCTTCGACTGTGTTTACGCCACCGAAAGTCTCGAACATGCTGTCGACATCGAGAGCGCCATCGCCGAGTTGTGCCGGGTGCTGAAGCCGGGCGGCAAGCTCGTCATCATCGACAAGAATGCCGACCACTGGGGCCGCTTTGACACCCCCCATTGGGAACGCTGGTTTCGCCCCGCTGAACTCGAACAACTCCTGCGCCGCCATTGCAAAGAGGCCTCCAGCGAATTCATCTCCTACTGGGAAGATGTCCCGCCAGATGGCCTCTTTGTTGCCTGGAAAGCGATCCGTTAA
- a CDS encoding DUF2157 domain-containing protein, whose product MTKEAEQYLSRWLAAGFVNPLAAEKIREWETQQSPVGRFRWGAAISWGLGALLIGTGVISFVAANWDQMSSFVKMLLIVALTMGFHFAAGLAEKTPALRMALHGVGTACLGAGIALAGQVFQLDGKWNGWMLLWAAGAAVGYWLIRDGFQLTIVALLVPLWITSEWYVRRPPGNHYLPELCFWLGLSVLYLLSRYRPLIWLGSFGLMAATIIVMACSEPSVGLLQQTPLPAYWADLGAIGLLALLGWKIFDGFNIKGFTAIAAVALVSFGAAEVGGWMMYLTLAIAFGALISWGVAEHRVELVNNGMIGFAMTVFGFYTAHALSLLGGAAGLILLGILLTGGGFLLEKVRRRLVVEAIRGQQ is encoded by the coding sequence ACGCAGCAGTCCCCTGTGGGACGATTCCGTTGGGGGGCGGCGATCAGTTGGGGATTGGGCGCTCTGCTGATTGGGACGGGTGTGATCTCCTTTGTCGCCGCGAACTGGGATCAGATGTCGTCCTTCGTCAAGATGCTGCTCATTGTCGCGCTGACGATGGGCTTCCATTTTGCGGCAGGTCTTGCCGAAAAGACACCTGCCTTGCGGATGGCGCTGCATGGAGTGGGCACCGCCTGTCTGGGCGCAGGCATTGCGCTGGCCGGTCAGGTATTCCAGTTGGACGGGAAATGGAATGGCTGGATGTTGTTGTGGGCTGCCGGAGCCGCAGTAGGCTATTGGCTGATTCGCGATGGGTTTCAGTTGACGATTGTGGCGCTGCTGGTGCCGCTCTGGATCACCTCGGAGTGGTATGTTCGCCGCCCTCCGGGGAATCATTATCTTCCGGAGCTGTGCTTCTGGCTCGGATTGAGCGTGTTGTATCTGTTGAGCCGCTACCGGCCGCTGATCTGGCTCGGGAGCTTCGGGCTGATGGCCGCAACCATCATCGTCATGGCGTGCAGCGAACCGTCGGTTGGTCTGCTCCAGCAAACTCCCTTGCCTGCGTATTGGGCTGATCTGGGGGCGATCGGGCTGCTTGCCTTGCTGGGCTGGAAGATCTTTGACGGCTTCAACATCAAGGGTTTCACGGCGATTGCCGCGGTAGCGCTGGTGAGTTTTGGTGCTGCCGAAGTGGGCGGCTGGATGATGTACCTGACGCTTGCGATTGCCTTCGGGGCCTTGATTTCGTGGGGTGTCGCGGAGCATCGCGTGGAACTGGTCAACAACGGCATGATTGGTTTTGCGATGACGGTGTTCGGGTTCTATACAGCTCATGCACTGTCTCTCTTGGGAGGCGCCGCCGGCCTGATCCTGTTGGGGATTCTGTTGACTGGGGGCGGTTTTCTGCTGGAGAAAGTCCGGCGGCGTCTGGTGGTGGAAGCGATCCGGGGGCAGCAATGA
- a CDS encoding SDR family NAD(P)-dependent oxidoreductase yields MEANTPFRLDGKVALITGGASGIGECTSRAFAKAGAIVIVADIDTKKAEALSAQLPGSRAMQCDITSEQSVKHLFQQIPRLDILINNAGIGLVGGVTETEVSDFEKIFKVNVTGMFLVTKHAVPLLVESHGSMVNIGSVAGLIGVKKRFGYCASKGAVVAMTRQLAVDYPTEFRANCICPGTVDTPFVEGYLEKYHKHEKDKVRGELNQRQPIGRLGKPDEIAHMALYLSSQEASFVTGSVITIDGGWTAA; encoded by the coding sequence ATGGAAGCAAATACCCCTTTTCGTTTAGACGGAAAAGTCGCGTTGATTACCGGCGGTGCAAGTGGCATTGGAGAATGCACCTCCCGCGCTTTTGCCAAGGCGGGCGCGATTGTGATTGTGGCAGACATCGACACCAAGAAAGCAGAAGCCCTTTCGGCTCAATTACCTGGGAGCCGGGCGATGCAATGCGACATCACGAGCGAGCAATCGGTCAAGCACCTGTTCCAGCAGATTCCGCGTCTGGACATTTTGATTAACAATGCCGGCATCGGGCTGGTGGGCGGTGTGACGGAGACCGAAGTTTCCGACTTTGAAAAGATTTTCAAAGTGAACGTGACGGGAATGTTTCTGGTCACCAAGCACGCTGTGCCGCTCCTGGTGGAAAGCCACGGATCGATGGTGAATATCGGCAGTGTCGCCGGGTTGATCGGCGTGAAGAAGCGCTTCGGCTATTGCGCCAGTAAGGGCGCGGTGGTGGCGATGACGCGGCAACTTGCGGTGGATTACCCGACGGAATTCCGTGCGAATTGCATTTGCCCCGGCACCGTGGACACGCCCTTTGTTGAGGGCTATCTCGAGAAGTATCACAAGCATGAGAAGGACAAGGTGCGCGGCGAATTGAATCAGCGCCAGCCGATTGGGCGTCTGGGCAAGCCGGATGAAATCGCGCACATGGCGTTGTACCTGTCGTCGCAGGAGGCATCCTTTGTGACGGGTAGTGTGATCACGATCGACGGCGGTTGGACCGCAGCCTAA